The Bos mutus isolate GX-2022 chromosome 7, NWIPB_WYAK_1.1, whole genome shotgun sequence genome window below encodes:
- the RFXANK gene encoding DNA-binding protein RFXANK isoform X1, protein MEHTQPAEDLSLTQQPSTPEFGDPEDPRDEAPDSSDTVVLSLFPCTPEPGNPESDAGSSSPQAGNSLKHSTTLTNRQRGNEVSALPATLDSLSIHQLAAQGELSQLKEHLRKGDNLINKPDERGFTPLIWASAFGEIETVRFLLEWGADPHILAKERESALSLASTGGYTDIVGLLLERDVDINIYDWNGGTPLLYAVRGNHVKCVEALLETLEVEIPVATCIKSGSSPGPHSYQQTRGCVPEELISPLRQTPATPRWTSPWPWDIGKCNR, encoded by the exons ATGGAGCACACCCAACCTGCCGAGGATCTCAGCCTGACCCAGCAGCCTTCAACCCCAGAATTTGGGGACCCCGAAGACCCCAGGGACGAGGCCCCTGACAGCTCAGACACTGTGGTCCTCAGTCTCTTCCCCTGTACCCCAGAGCCTGGGAATCCTGAGTCAGATGCTGGCAGCTCCTCACCTCAAG CAGGCAACTCCCTGAAACACTCAACGACCCTCACCAACCGGCAGCGGGGCAATGAGGTCTCGGCCCTGCCAGCAACCTTGGACT CCCTGTCCATCCACCAGCTCGCAGCCCAAGGGGAGCTGAGCCAACTGAAGGAGCATCTGAGGAAAG GCGACAACCTCATCAACAAGCCGGACGAGCGCGGCTTCACCCCCCTCATCTGGGCCTCCGCCTTTGGAGAGATCGAGACTGTCCGCTTCTTGCTTGAGTGG GGTGCCGACCCCCACATCCTGGCCAAGGAGCGGGAGAGTGCCCTGTCACTGGCCAGCACCGGTGGCTACACGGACATCGTGGGGCTTCTGCTGGAACGAGACGTGGACATCAACATCTATGACTGG AATGGAGGGACGCCACTGCTGTACGCCGTGCGTGGGAACCATGTGAAGTGCGTGGAGGCCTTGCTGG AGACCCTGGAGGTGGAGATCCCAGTGGCCACATGCATCAAGTCAGGCTCTAGTCCAGGGCCACACAGCTACCAGCAGACCCGTGGCTGCGTG CCCGAGGAGCTGATCTCACCACTGAGGCAGACTCCGGCTACACCCCGATGGACCTCGCCGTGGCCTTGGGATATCGGAAAG TGCAACAGGTGA
- the RFXANK gene encoding DNA-binding protein RFXANK isoform X2, translated as MEHTQPAEDLSLTQQPSTPEFGDPEDPRDEAPDSSDTVVLSLFPCTPEPGNPESDAGSSSPQGNSLKHSTTLTNRQRGNEVSALPATLDSLSIHQLAAQGELSQLKEHLRKGDNLINKPDERGFTPLIWASAFGEIETVRFLLEWGADPHILAKERESALSLASTGGYTDIVGLLLERDVDINIYDWNGGTPLLYAVRGNHVKCVEALLETLEVEIPVATCIKSGSSPGPHSYQQTRGCVPEELISPLRQTPATPRWTSPWPWDIGKCNR; from the exons ATGGAGCACACCCAACCTGCCGAGGATCTCAGCCTGACCCAGCAGCCTTCAACCCCAGAATTTGGGGACCCCGAAGACCCCAGGGACGAGGCCCCTGACAGCTCAGACACTGTGGTCCTCAGTCTCTTCCCCTGTACCCCAGAGCCTGGGAATCCTGAGTCAGATGCTGGCAGCTCCTCACCTCAAG GCAACTCCCTGAAACACTCAACGACCCTCACCAACCGGCAGCGGGGCAATGAGGTCTCGGCCCTGCCAGCAACCTTGGACT CCCTGTCCATCCACCAGCTCGCAGCCCAAGGGGAGCTGAGCCAACTGAAGGAGCATCTGAGGAAAG GCGACAACCTCATCAACAAGCCGGACGAGCGCGGCTTCACCCCCCTCATCTGGGCCTCCGCCTTTGGAGAGATCGAGACTGTCCGCTTCTTGCTTGAGTGG GGTGCCGACCCCCACATCCTGGCCAAGGAGCGGGAGAGTGCCCTGTCACTGGCCAGCACCGGTGGCTACACGGACATCGTGGGGCTTCTGCTGGAACGAGACGTGGACATCAACATCTATGACTGG AATGGAGGGACGCCACTGCTGTACGCCGTGCGTGGGAACCATGTGAAGTGCGTGGAGGCCTTGCTGG AGACCCTGGAGGTGGAGATCCCAGTGGCCACATGCATCAAGTCAGGCTCTAGTCCAGGGCCACACAGCTACCAGCAGACCCGTGGCTGCGTG CCCGAGGAGCTGATCTCACCACTGAGGCAGACTCCGGCTACACCCCGATGGACCTCGCCGTGGCCTTGGGATATCGGAAAG TGCAACAGGTGA
- the RFXANK gene encoding DNA-binding protein RFXANK isoform X4, translated as MEHTQPAEDLSLTQQPSTPEFGDPEDPRDEAPDSSDTVVLSLFPCTPEPGNPESDAGSSSPQGNSLKHSTTLTNRQRGNEVSALPATLDSLSIHQLAAQGELSQLKEHLRKGDNLINKPDERGFTPLIWASAFGEIETVRFLLEWGADPHILAKERESALSLASTGGYTDIVGLLLERDVDINIYDWNGGTPLLYAVRGNHVKCVEALLARGADLTTEADSGYTPMDLAVALGYRKVQQVIENHILKLFQSNLVPADPE; from the exons ATGGAGCACACCCAACCTGCCGAGGATCTCAGCCTGACCCAGCAGCCTTCAACCCCAGAATTTGGGGACCCCGAAGACCCCAGGGACGAGGCCCCTGACAGCTCAGACACTGTGGTCCTCAGTCTCTTCCCCTGTACCCCAGAGCCTGGGAATCCTGAGTCAGATGCTGGCAGCTCCTCACCTCAAG GCAACTCCCTGAAACACTCAACGACCCTCACCAACCGGCAGCGGGGCAATGAGGTCTCGGCCCTGCCAGCAACCTTGGACT CCCTGTCCATCCACCAGCTCGCAGCCCAAGGGGAGCTGAGCCAACTGAAGGAGCATCTGAGGAAAG GCGACAACCTCATCAACAAGCCGGACGAGCGCGGCTTCACCCCCCTCATCTGGGCCTCCGCCTTTGGAGAGATCGAGACTGTCCGCTTCTTGCTTGAGTGG GGTGCCGACCCCCACATCCTGGCCAAGGAGCGGGAGAGTGCCCTGTCACTGGCCAGCACCGGTGGCTACACGGACATCGTGGGGCTTCTGCTGGAACGAGACGTGGACATCAACATCTATGACTGG AATGGAGGGACGCCACTGCTGTACGCCGTGCGTGGGAACCATGTGAAGTGCGTGGAGGCCTTGCTGG CCCGAGGAGCTGATCTCACCACTGAGGCAGACTCCGGCTACACCCCGATGGACCTCGCCGTGGCCTTGGGATATCGGAAAG TGCAACAGGTGATCGAGAACCACatcctcaaactcttccagagcAACCTGGTGCCTGCCGACCCCGAGTAA
- the RFXANK gene encoding DNA-binding protein RFXANK isoform X3, producing MEHTQPAEDLSLTQQPSTPEFGDPEDPRDEAPDSSDTVVLSLFPCTPEPGNPESDAGSSSPQAGNSLKHSTTLTNRQRGNEVSALPATLDSLSIHQLAAQGELSQLKEHLRKGDNLINKPDERGFTPLIWASAFGEIETVRFLLEWGADPHILAKERESALSLASTGGYTDIVGLLLERDVDINIYDWNGGTPLLYAVRGNHVKCVEALLARGADLTTEADSGYTPMDLAVALGYRKVQQVIENHILKLFQSNLVPADPE from the exons ATGGAGCACACCCAACCTGCCGAGGATCTCAGCCTGACCCAGCAGCCTTCAACCCCAGAATTTGGGGACCCCGAAGACCCCAGGGACGAGGCCCCTGACAGCTCAGACACTGTGGTCCTCAGTCTCTTCCCCTGTACCCCAGAGCCTGGGAATCCTGAGTCAGATGCTGGCAGCTCCTCACCTCAAG CAGGCAACTCCCTGAAACACTCAACGACCCTCACCAACCGGCAGCGGGGCAATGAGGTCTCGGCCCTGCCAGCAACCTTGGACT CCCTGTCCATCCACCAGCTCGCAGCCCAAGGGGAGCTGAGCCAACTGAAGGAGCATCTGAGGAAAG GCGACAACCTCATCAACAAGCCGGACGAGCGCGGCTTCACCCCCCTCATCTGGGCCTCCGCCTTTGGAGAGATCGAGACTGTCCGCTTCTTGCTTGAGTGG GGTGCCGACCCCCACATCCTGGCCAAGGAGCGGGAGAGTGCCCTGTCACTGGCCAGCACCGGTGGCTACACGGACATCGTGGGGCTTCTGCTGGAACGAGACGTGGACATCAACATCTATGACTGG AATGGAGGGACGCCACTGCTGTACGCCGTGCGTGGGAACCATGTGAAGTGCGTGGAGGCCTTGCTGG CCCGAGGAGCTGATCTCACCACTGAGGCAGACTCCGGCTACACCCCGATGGACCTCGCCGTGGCCTTGGGATATCGGAAAG TGCAACAGGTGATCGAGAACCACatcctcaaactcttccagagcAACCTGGTGCCTGCCGACCCCGAGTAA
- the NR2C2AP gene encoding nuclear receptor 2C2-associated protein: MAHSLVCPETVSRVSSVLNRNTRQFGKKHLFDQDEETCWNSDQGPSQWVTLEFPQCICVSQLQIQFQGGFSSRQGRLEGSLGSEALSKIVDFYPEDNNSLQTFPVPPAEVDRLKVTFEDTTDFFGRVVIYHLRVLGKKKE, translated from the exons ATGGCCCACTCTTTGGTTTGTCCAGAGACAGTGAGCAG GGTGAGTTCGGTGCTGAATCGGAACACCAGGCAGTTTGGCAAGAAGCATCTGTTCGACCAGGACGAGGAGACGTGTTGGAACTCGGACCAG GGTCCCTCCCAGTGGGTAACACTGGAGTTCCCCCAGTGCATCTGTGTCTCCCAGCTGCAGATCCAGTTCCAGGGGGGCTTCTCCAGTCGCCAGGGCCGCCTGGAAG GTTCTCTGGGGAGTGAGGCTCTTAGCAAGATTGTGGATTTTTACCCTGAGGACAACAACTCGCTTCAGA CCTTCCCAGTGCCACCTGCTGAGGTGGACCGGctgaaggtgacatttgaggacACCACTGATTTCTTTGGCCGAGTGGTCATCTATCACCTACGTGTGCTAGGGAAGAAGAAGGAGTGA